One Candidatus Sulfurimonas baltica DNA segment encodes these proteins:
- a CDS encoding site-specific integrase — translation MKLFNRNGKLWITFYHQSTRYKRTLNLDDTKANRKLATNNIIPELIYKLNSGKFFETEKSKIPTVNEYAKISLELHSKTRKPTTTYDYETSLRLHIYPTFGNKRLNIIKPSDIQLWQNKLLDTLKPRRVRNIRATFNTIFEDAMRDEIIDKNPISRIKTPKLDKIDVKSFSLEEMKLIISTAKDEMKAFTALGFFTGLRSGEMIGLKWDDVDLLNKEIHIKRAIKMGEISTPKTKNSIRTIDILDNLLPYLQEQYNLTSKHKSYVFLNKYDEHYYDIKRIRDSKWKNLLKECNIEYRTIYQMRHTFATVMIENSEDILWVSNMLGHADASMTLQMYAKYRKRENITRASFLGNI, via the coding sequence ATGAAACTGTTCAATCGCAACGGCAAATTGTGGATAACGTTTTATCATCAATCAACTAGATATAAAAGAACTCTAAATCTTGATGATACTAAGGCTAACCGTAAACTTGCTACTAACAATATAATTCCTGAGCTTATCTATAAGCTAAACTCAGGAAAGTTCTTTGAAACTGAAAAATCTAAAATACCAACTGTTAATGAATATGCAAAGATTAGTTTAGAGCTTCACTCTAAAACGAGAAAGCCTACAACTACCTATGACTATGAGACTTCTCTTAGACTTCATATCTATCCGACATTTGGTAATAAAAGATTAAATATTATAAAACCCTCAGATATACAGCTATGGCAGAACAAGTTACTTGATACTTTAAAGCCTAGACGAGTAAGAAACATAAGAGCTACATTTAACACTATATTTGAAGATGCTATGAGAGATGAGATAATAGATAAAAATCCAATATCTAGAATTAAAACTCCTAAGCTAGACAAGATAGATGTTAAGTCATTCTCATTAGAGGAAATGAAGTTAATTATCTCAACTGCAAAAGATGAGATGAAAGCTTTTACTGCTCTTGGTTTCTTTACTGGTTTAAGAAGTGGAGAGATGATAGGTCTAAAATGGGATGATGTGGATTTGCTAAACAAAGAGATTCATATTAAGAGAGCTATTAAGATGGGAGAGATATCTACTCCTAAGACTAAGAACTCAATCAGAACTATAGACATATTAGACAATTTACTTCCATATCTACAAGAGCAGTATAACTTGACTTCAAAACATAAAAGCTATGTATTTTTAAATAAGTATGATGAACATTATTATGACATCAAACGCATTAGAGATTCAAAGTGGAAGAACTTACTCAAGGAATGTAACATTGAATATAGAACAATATATCAGATGAGACACACGTTTGCTACTGTAATGATAGAAAATAGTGAAGATATACTTTGGGTTAGTAATATGCTTGGTCACGCTGATGCTTCAATGACTCTGCAAATGTATGCTAAATATAGAAAAAGAGAGAATATTACAAGAGCTTCTTTTTTAGGAAATATATAG
- a CDS encoding helix-turn-helix domain-containing protein, with product MNIEFESLKLLPKMFELIQKLNSNLENSFTKRWLSVRELAEYLSYSNDRIYKLKDEYFIEGIHFFKKSGKILFDRVAIDSWMVEKESNETVQSQRQIVDNVLSSIN from the coding sequence ATGAACATAGAATTTGAAAGTTTAAAACTACTTCCTAAAATGTTTGAGTTAATCCAAAAGCTAAATTCTAATCTAGAGAACAGCTTCACAAAAAGATGGTTAAGTGTACGTGAGTTGGCTGAATATCTCAGTTATTCAAACGATAGAATCTATAAGTTAAAAGATGAGTATTTTATAGAGGGCATACACTTTTTTAAAAAGAGTGGTAAAATACTGTTTGATAGAGTTGCAATAGATTCTTGGATGGTCGAAAAGGAATCCAATGAAACTGTTCAATCGCAACGGCAAATTGTGGATAACGTTTTATCATCAATCAACTAG